The proteins below are encoded in one region of Shewanella putrefaciens:
- a CDS encoding thiol:disulfide interchange protein DsbA/DsbL, protein MKKVLLMAAALLLAPLAASAVEYQEGVHYTVINDGPATAKPEITEFFSFYCPHCYSFSKNVVPKILAEKPAGVEFSQTHVDFIGKEMGVEMSRAFAVAHQLNVGEKIDAALFAAIHDKKQHFTNRDDVRALFVANGVDGKTFDAAADSFMVKAQMAKMKRDTENAKLTGVPALVVNGKYRVENGAVKSFDELLDIAYYLARK, encoded by the coding sequence ATGAAAAAAGTATTACTCATGGCCGCTGCGTTGTTATTAGCACCACTGGCGGCATCGGCTGTGGAATACCAAGAAGGTGTACATTACACAGTGATCAACGATGGCCCAGCCACTGCTAAGCCAGAGATCACCGAGTTTTTCTCTTTCTATTGCCCACATTGCTACAGCTTTTCCAAAAACGTCGTACCAAAAATCTTAGCCGAGAAGCCAGCGGGTGTGGAATTTAGTCAGACACACGTCGATTTTATCGGTAAAGAAATGGGCGTAGAAATGTCACGTGCTTTTGCCGTGGCTCACCAACTCAATGTGGGTGAAAAAATCGACGCCGCATTATTTGCTGCCATCCATGATAAGAAACAACACTTTACTAACCGTGATGATGTGCGTGCCTTGTTTGTGGCAAATGGGGTCGATGGTAAAACTTTCGATGCTGCGGCCGATTCATTTATGGTAAAAGCCCAAATGGCGAAAATGAAGCGCGATACTGAAAACGCGAAACTGACAGGCGTACCCGCACTGGTTGTTAATGGCAAATACCGTGTTGAAAATGGTGCAGTTAAGTCCTTCGACGAGCTATTAGATATCGCTTACTACTTAGCGAGAAAGTAA
- a CDS encoding DUF1107 domain-containing protein: MRVFPVYAPKLIVKHARIFLTGVIWVKDLGRLEFEKGRFLLPRKSLPKVKQAILELNELIEAQNHQTKTA; the protein is encoded by the coding sequence ATGAGAGTTTTCCCTGTCTACGCACCTAAGCTTATTGTTAAGCATGCGCGCATTTTCCTGACTGGCGTGATATGGGTTAAAGATTTAGGACGATTAGAATTTGAGAAAGGACGTTTTTTATTGCCAAGAAAAAGCCTGCCAAAAGTGAAGCAGGCTATTTTAGAACTGAACGAATTGATTGAAGCGCAGAACCATCAAACCAAAACAGCTTAG